The following nucleotide sequence is from Candidatus Methylarchaceae archaeon HK02M2.
GAAATGAGTGCGACCAAACCAGAAATTATGCAAAGGAGTGAAACTAGGTAGTATACAGGGGATATCTGAGGTACGATAGGAGTAGTTGCTGTAAAGTACGCCAATAATATACCTACAAGTAGGAATATCAATCCTATGATTCGGATAAATATATTGATCCTTGTTTCGGTGGTTTTAGAAGTCCTCAACTCAGCTCTATACCTATATTTTCCTTTAAATAAGTTTACACTTTCTTACCTTTTTATAAACAATCCTAATGAAATCAATAATATATTCTAGTCAATGATGTGACTAACCAATGCAGGTAACACTCCAGAACTGAAAGTAAGAAGACCGATAACTAATGCCAATTAAATATTTACTAAATATAATTGCAGCTGATAATGTAAGGAGAACCATTTGAATTAAAATAAATATCATCGATATTGGATCGAACTTTATTAGGACTAGTAATTGAACAAGTAAAAAATATTATTTAAGAGATTAGAGGCTTTGTGCAATTTCTAACTTCTCAGGCAGATATCTATCTGTTATTGCAGTCAAACCGTACTTTGCAAAGGCTTCGAGTTCGCTCTTTCTTTTTATCTTTAAGAACACATCAAGCTCCTTTTGCCATATACCTCCTGTATACCTGGGGTCTTTTTTAAGCTCATAAACACGTTTGATATCCACATCTCTTAATGGATCACTTGGGAGTTTGTACTTTTTTATATCACTTCCCCAAACCCCTATCCACTTGCCTGTAGGAACTGTCAACTCTCTTAGATGAGCAGCGTTCGCAGAGCCTGAGATTATTACCATGGCTATATGCTCCCCATACGGGTCAGCATCAGTAAGAATGTATATCGGTAGACCTAACTCTTGATTTAATCTTCTCAGCATATACCTTGTAGAGCGAGGAGGCTGACCTGAAGTATTTATTATCAGCGCTTTGTACCTTTTATGCACCCTCTCTTCAACGAATCTAGAAAATAAACCACCCTTTTCTACAGCCAATACCATCTCGGCGGATGTATCTGTAAAGTCAGAGGTGCTCAAGCTCGGTCCAATTAAATACCCATCTGGATGGGAAGCTAAGTTCAATCTATTTCCCTCATATCCTGGCACAGTGTATTCTATCGTAAGATCGCCAAATATTGCTGAACGCTCTTCGGGATAGACATTGAAGTCCTCTCTAGCTTTAGACAGAACTACTTCGAGATCAGTAATAATCTCATTAGATTCTGCCTGATCGACGAACTCCATGTCATAGGCTTGAGCAGAGTAGAAGACATCTCTGAGAGTACTTGTCTTACTTTGATCGACCAGCTTGTTGACGAAGAACGCCAGCCAGATCAATTGTGTGAAGGGACGGATATGCTTTATATTCTGTGATAACCTCTTAACAGAATCTTGACCGAGAATGTACTGCCTCAGATTTTTGTCATAGATTATGTTTTTTACAGATCTACGGGAGAAGGTTATCTCTGGAAAAGTGCCCTTATCTATCTCAGAGTATACTTTTGTGCCTAGATCTTTGAAGAGCTTTCTGATCTTTTTCTTTCTAGAACTAGTTATATCTCTCTTAGAGCTTTTTTTGACCATCCCCATATTTGAATAACAACATCTCATAAATCTTTATGATTGGTTAACAACATCTTATACATCTCAAAATATTATTAAATTATCCATCTCTTTTTATAAAGTCTAATAGCCTGATAGAAGCTTAGTGAAGACAATGTCGGATACTGTGATAAAGACTAACCGGCTAGTAAACGAGAAAAGCCCTTACTTATTGCAACATGCCCAAAATCCGGTTAACTGGTATCCTTGGATTGAAGAAGCGTTTGAGACAGCACAGAAAGAGGACATTCCCATTTTTCTTTCCATCGGCTACTCGACTTGCCACTGGTGCCACGTAATGGCGAGAGAATCATTTGAAGATGAAGAAATTGCAAAGATTTTGAACGATAACTTTGTTTCTATAAAAGTTGACAGAGAAGAAAGACCAGATATAGACAGTATCTACATGAAAGCATGTATGTTGATTACTGGTAGTGGAGGTTGGCCTCTTACAATAATCATGACGCCTCAAAAGAAACCGTTCTTGGCAGGTACCTATTTTCCGAAAAAGACTAGAAGTGGAATGATAGGTCTCCTTGATTTGCTCAAAAATATCGTGGAATTATGGAAGAATGATAGAAGCAAACTTGTTGGGACAGCTAATAAAGTAACAGAACATTTAACAGACTGGGTCAAAGCAAAGCAACCGGAAGAAGATCTAACCGAAATTGTCTTGGACGAGGCTTTCATAAGATTACTCGACAGCTTTGATCAAACCAATGCTGGATTTGGCACTAGACCCAAGTTTCCATCTCCTCATAATCTCATGTTTCTCCTTAGATTTTGGAAGAGGAAAGGCACACGACAAGTACTCGAAATGGTTGAGAAAACCTTGCAAAAGATGAGGCTGGGCGGACTTTTCGATCACGTGGGATTTGGTTTTCATAGGTATTCTACGGATTCAAAATGGCTTGTTCCACACTTTGAGAAAATGCTTTATGATCAGGCGTTGATCTCTATTGCTTACATAGAGGCCTATCAGGCAACGGGGAAAAAAGAGTATCAGACAACGGCAGAAGAAATTTTCGAATATACCTTGAGGAACATGACAAACCCTGAAGGAGGTTTCTTTTCAGCTGAAGACGCGGATAGTGAGGGTGAAGAAGGCAAATTTTACGTGTGGACAGAGACGGAAATCAGGGAAACGCTAGGTGAGAAAGCTGACATAATCATCAAAGTTTTTAATATTTCGAAAGAGGGGAACTATCCTGATGAAGTTCATCATGGTAAAACTGGAAAAAATATTCTACACCTGAAAGTGCCTCTACAGGAATTATCAGTTAAGCTGGGAATGAATATCAAAGAACTAATGTATATTTTAGAGGAGGCCAGACAGATACTTTTTAAGGCTAGGGAAGAGAGGATTCATCCTTCGAAAGACGATAAAATTTTAACTGATTGGAATGGTCTCATGATAGCAGCACTTGCCAAAGGTGGACAAGCATTTGGTTCGCTAAAATATGTGGAGGTTGCTGAGAAGACAGTCGAGTTTCTCTTTGAGAAATTGCAGACAGCTGACGGAAGACTCATGCATAGGTATAGAGATGGAGAGGCAACAATAAATGGTAATCTGAATGATTATGCTTTTCTAATATGGGGTTTGATTGAGCTCTATGAAGCCACTTTTAAAATAAAGTATCTTGAGGAAGCATTAAGTCTCCAAGATGACATGATAAAGCATTTTTGGGATAAAAACAATGGCGGCTTCTTGTTCACTCCTAAAGACGGTGAAAAACTTCTAATCGATAATAAAGAGTTTCACGATGGGGCTATCCCTTCAGGCAACTCTATAGTGTTACTAAATCTGATTAGACTTGCACGTATAACCGGAAAAATTCATTACGAAGAAAGGGCTGAAGCATTAAAAAGAGCTTTCTCATCACATATAGAGGGCACATCCTCCCAAAATACTATGTTCTTGGTAGCACTTGACTTCATTTTAGGGCAAACATACGAGATAGTTGTTGTAGGCAATCTTTGTTCTAAAGTAACTAAAAATATACTACAAGTCATAAGGACAAGGTTAATCCCCAATAAAGTGATCTTGATCAAGAAGGAAAACGACACAAGCCTAGAAAATTTGGCAGAATATACTAAGGGTATGAAAACCATAGATGGCAAAACCACAGTCTATGTTTGTAAAAACTTCTCCTGCAATTATCCAACAACCGACTTGAAGAAAGTATTAACATACTTAGGTGAGAGGGATGATACTAAAACATAAGGACATATAATGATGCCCTGATGATATAGATGGAGATATCATCAGCCGACTTCAAACTCAAAAATATATTATATGCATTACCATCTACAGTTTGATCTTTAAAAAACATCACTTACTTAAAAGAGTTCGATCATTTCAGAAACCTATCTGCTTCTTTAAGTCCCATATTTCTTCGAACTTCAAATGAATTTTAAGGTTCATATTTAAAAAATATTATAACTATTTTGAGTGGAGTGCAAATTGGAGCAAGAAATATCTTTCAAAATAAAGTTTAAACCAAAATCTTCATGGGTAGATAAAGTATATCTAGGAAATATGCTTATTGAAGTATTAGGGGTTATGGCAAAGTCGACTTCTGCATTCGACTTCGAAGTTGAAATGATAGATTGAATTCTTAATTCATATAATCAGGAAGAAAATAAGCATATTTTTGGGAGATAGTAGCAATTAAATTTCAATTATCTCCTTGATCTCTTTAAATCGGTTTCCGATTTAGCAGTTTATCATAGCGTGGTAAGCGCTTTGCACCCGATAGTTCTGTTGAAAACTTCGCTATTAATGGGAGATATTTATTATAGATATCAAACTTTCTCTTAACCATCGCAATTGAATTTTTTTTCGAAAGGTATAGTCGAAGTTTCCTAAGTGTTTCCCTTATGGCGTTTTTTAATTCTCTTTCTAACTCGGGTCTATCTGCTAAATACTCCTTCCCTACAGTCTTATAGGGTATCCTCGTGGAGCATATATGAGTTATAATGGCTATCGGGGCATTCTGTGGTACTTTATAGCGTTTCCAATCAATCTCATTTATGACTTTAGATGAGACATCGCTTGCTTCATCATAAAGTAGAGGAATTCTGTTAGCAAATCTAAAAAGTTTTATACCAGATGGAATGATTTTTCCCCCATAAGCCAGACCAACTTCTACGATAAAAGGAAAACCTGAGTAGGCGGATGGAGGGCGAGTAGCTACAGCAACGAAATCTGGTTTTAACTCTTTCTCAATACCGACTACCAAATTTTCTTTCCCAAGAGGAGATAGACAGCTTGCATCTGGCTGTAGGAAATTATCGTACTCATGAAGAGCTCTAATGAACTTTGTAATATCATCATTCGATATAATCTTCGGATCCATGTTTTTATCGAAACCAACGTAATCAAGGAACTTTTTTGCGACTATATCACCAACTCGATGGAAATTCTTTGACATGAACTTGACCATGGTCTCTTCCTTTGATTGTTTAATCAATCTACGGACAGCTTCTACATCCATTCCATAAGGATGAAGTAATGTTTCTTTAGATGGGGTTGGCATATTTTTTGTCCCTCTCTCATAAATAAAGAAGCGCCCATAAGGTTCAACAAATGTGATATTGGCATAAGGCGTTACCATAGCTGCCCGCTTAAAGTATTCCCTGATTTTTTGAGATGCCCTTTGGTAATCGCCATTTAAGGCTAATCTTACTGTAGTACCAGTATGCCCTTCAATAGGCTGAGAAGACTTCTTCAGAATAACTGGAGCATTCTCTTGTATGTCGATAAGTATGTCAAAAGTAAAGGTTCGAACCCCATCAACCGATGTAGTTATACTTACAGGTTTATTGGTTGTTATCTGACCGTAAAGTATCGCCATGGTTCCCCCCATGCCAAACATACCTCTTGACTGCTTTAATTGAAACTTTGAGCCAAAGAAGACTTGGCCAAAAGCCTTTGGAACATGTTCAGGAGATATTCCAGGACCATTATCCTGCACCTTGATGAGATATGCTTTAGGGTCTGAATCATTGGTATAAAGGTCTAGAGGAGTTACCCTGACAAAGACATCTGGGATTATACCATAAAGTTCACATGCATCAAGACTGTTCTCAAAAAGTTCTCTAATGGCTGAATATAATGCGCGGGAAGGACTACTGAATCCCGCAAGGTCTCTATTCCTATAGAAGAACTCACTTGGAGAAATTTCAGAGAATTTAACACCTTCGTAAATCAAACTAAAACTCTTCCCAAAGTTTCATACGATCAATTTTGGCTTTTCTCTTCTCTCTTTGTAGCATATTGTACACACTCTTATGGACACTCCCTGAAGCAAGCATGTCAATCGCTTCTAAGGCTGATCGAACTTCATCAACTTTACCAATAACACTTGCAGTGTGACCAAAGACAGAAATAGAAGTACCAGTAAGCTCTTCTATAGTCTTTCTACCCTTGCCTCCTAGTCCAATAATCCTGCCCTTTATGCGCTTTAAAGAGCTGTTAGACTTACCTGAATAATCTCTTAAATCGACCACGCTAAAAACGACATCTTCGTCTAAAAGCTTGAAAGCCCTCTGAGGCGAGAAACCTCTACCTATTGCCATTACGATCTCTACTGCCTTGAAGGTCTCGGACCGTCCAATATCTTTTCCTGAATCTATTGTCACTTCACCGCTCTTACTATTGACAGAAAGAGTTATGCCACATCTACGTTCTATTTCACTCTTTATAGCTCCTTTCTTTCCCACTAAAACTCCTATACGATCTTGTGGGAGTTTCAAAACTCTTTGAAAACTCAAGTATAACCCACCTTTTTCAATACTCTTTCTAGAGGTTCTACCTTTAAACCCCGTTTACTAAAGAAACGATTCACATTGGTTATGTCTCTTATTAGAAACTCTTTTGTAAAAGGGTGCCTCACGTCAACAGCAGAACCAAAGTCAAAGAGGATAAGGCGCCTACCATACTTGAAGATGTTATACTCGGATAAGTCTGCATGTACCAAATTCGCATTTTTAAAAAGTCTTTTAATCAAGGAGATAATTCTTCTATAATCATTCTGTTTCGCATCAACTTCGTGAAGCAGAGGGGCGGGACTTCCATCTTCACCAATAAACTCCATTACAAGTACATTTTTTTTGATGGCTAAGGGTCTAGGTGCAGGAATACCAGCATCATAAACCGTCATGAGGTTCTTATACTCCTTTTGTGCCCAAAGCTCAACAATGTTACGTGAGCCACGCTTCACTTTTTTAAAACGTGGATCTCCAACTATGTAAGGCAATCTTTTTTTGAACTCAACCGTCACAGTAAGATAAATTTTCACTGCGACTGAGGAACCGTCATCCCTTTGTCCCCAATATACTCTTGCTTCTTTCCCTGAGCTGACAACGCCATTCAAGCATTTTATTACTTTAGAGTTCAAAAGGTGATGTAAGGTAATGTAAGTCTTTTTATCAAAAACTTCTTCTACAACTTCATAATCATCGGAGTCTTTTCTAAGGGCTCTGCTCTCCTTCTCATACTTAGATATCACTCGTGAGAGCTTCTTTTGAGTCTTCTCATCTAATTCCATGATCGATAATACATTTAAAAATTAAGTATCGGATACTTTAAACAATGCTATAGCTCTTTTGGGACATAGTCTTTTTCCTTTAACCAATCCACTTGTGCAAGCGTATATCTCCAGAGTATATCACCTCTCCCATCATTGAAGTCCCAAGGAGCAATTATCACAACATCATTTTCACGTATCCATATTCTTCTCTTTAGCTTTCCTCTAATCCTCCCCAATCTTGACTTACCATCAGAACATTTTACCATAATATTATCGCCACCCATAAGCTTGATGACTCTACCAAATAATTGTCCTTCACCAGGGAGGGTAAGTTCCTTTAACTGCTCTTCACTTAGGACTTTTCTTTTTCCCATTCATAATCACTTCAAGAAATAAGATTAATTAAAAATATCTTTCAGAAGCAATAATATATCTTTACCGCTTAGTAGGTAAGAAAAATCTAGACAATAAAGTCTAAATAAACCAATCATATATGAAACAAAAGATGAGCTATTTTGGTCAAATGTAAGCAATGTGGTTTCAAGAACCAAGATGAGTTTAATTTTTGCGGTAATTGCGGTTTTAAGCTTTCAGAAAAAGTTTCTATAATAAAATCACCCTTGAATGCTTTAGCATACTTGCATATATTAGGTGGAACCTACCTGATTCTCTCTATAATCTTAATTTATAGTGCTATTATAGAGATATCTCTCTTCCTTCTTGTTGGAGGCTCTCTAAACCTTTACATGGGTTGGATGTTATATACTGAAAGAGTTCCTAAATTTACATGGATAATTTCTTTAACAGCTATTACATTAGGTCTTTTTTTTACTGTTATGCCTATCTATTGGATACCAGATTGGATAATATTTATAGTAATGACTATCGCCCTTTGGCAAAGTTTACCAGCCTTGAAAGAAAGGATCGTTAAAAAATGAACATAAAATCGTGATTCCGGAAATTTGACTGTTTTTGATAAACAAATTATTCGAATTTTATTTTTTTACCAGTAACCATGTAAAAGATACGCGAACCTATGTTGCATGCATGATCTGCTATTCTTTCTAAATGTAACGCCACAAAGAGGAGACGGTTTGACTGCGCAATTGAACGAGGATTTTCAATCATAATCGTTATCAATTCACGTCTGACTTGATCCGTGAGTGCATCCACTAAATCATCTCTCTCAGAAAAATCTTTCAGAGAATCAATTTTTTCCTGTGAGAGGGCAATCAAACAATCAGTTATCATCTCCTGAGCTATCTCAGACATTCTTGGTATATCGATTAGAGGTTTTACAAACGCCTCTTTACCTATATGTAATGTTATAACAGCAATGTCCTTTGCAAGGTCATTTATCCTATCAAGGTCTGTTATGATCTTTAGTATAGTCACTATTATTCTGAGGTCTTTAGCCATGGGTTGTTGCAACAAGATTAGATCAACAGCTTTATTCTCTATGTCAAATTCCAACATATCAACAACAGAGGCTCCTTCGATGACCTTTGATGCTAGCTTTTCATCTTTATTCTTTAAAGCATGAATAGACTCTTTTACAG
It contains:
- a CDS encoding thioredoxin domain-containing protein, whose product is MSDTVIKTNRLVNEKSPYLLQHAQNPVNWYPWIEEAFETAQKEDIPIFLSIGYSTCHWCHVMARESFEDEEIAKILNDNFVSIKVDREERPDIDSIYMKACMLITGSGGWPLTIIMTPQKKPFLAGTYFPKKTRSGMIGLLDLLKNIVELWKNDRSKLVGTANKVTEHLTDWVKAKQPEEDLTEIVLDEAFIRLLDSFDQTNAGFGTRPKFPSPHNLMFLLRFWKRKGTRQVLEMVEKTLQKMRLGGLFDHVGFGFHRYSTDSKWLVPHFEKMLYDQALISIAYIEAYQATGKKEYQTTAEEIFEYTLRNMTNPEGGFFSAEDADSEGEEGKFYVWTETEIRETLGEKADIIIKVFNISKEGNYPDEVHHGKTGKNILHLKVPLQELSVKLGMNIKELMYILEEARQILFKAREERIHPSKDDKILTDWNGLMIAALAKGGQAFGSLKYVEVAEKTVEFLFEKLQTADGRLMHRYRDGEATINGNLNDYAFLIWGLIELYEATFKIKYLEEALSLQDDMIKHFWDKNNGGFLFTPKDGEKLLIDNKEFHDGAIPSGNSIVLLNLIRLARITGKIHYEERAEALKRAFSSHIEGTSSQNTMFLVALDFILGQTYEIVVVGNLCSKVTKNILQVIRTRLIPNKVILIKKENDTSLENLAEYTKGMKTIDGKTTVYVCKNFSCNYPTTDLKKVLTYLGERDDTKT
- the eif1A gene encoding translation initiation factor eIF-1A, translated to MGKRKVLSEEQLKELTLPGEGQLFGRVIKLMGGDNIMVKCSDGKSRLGRIRGKLKRRIWIRENDVVIIAPWDFNDGRGDILWRYTLAQVDWLKEKDYVPKEL
- a CDS encoding serine protein kinase RIO; protein product: MELDEKTQKKLSRVISKYEKESRALRKDSDDYEVVEEVFDKKTYITLHHLLNSKVIKCLNGVVSSGKEARVYWGQRDDGSSVAVKIYLTVTVEFKKRLPYIVGDPRFKKVKRGSRNIVELWAQKEYKNLMTVYDAGIPAPRPLAIKKNVLVMEFIGEDGSPAPLLHEVDAKQNDYRRIISLIKRLFKNANLVHADLSEYNIFKYGRRLILFDFGSAVDVRHPFTKEFLIRDITNVNRFFSKRGLKVEPLERVLKKVGYT
- a CDS encoding KH domain-containing protein, with the protein product MSFQRVLKLPQDRIGVLVGKKGAIKSEIERRCGITLSVNSKSGEVTIDSGKDIGRSETFKAVEIVMAIGRGFSPQRAFKLLDEDVVFSVVDLRDYSGKSNSSLKRIKGRIIGLGGKGRKTIEELTGTSISVFGHTASVIGKVDEVRSALEAIDMLASGSVHKSVYNMLQREKRKAKIDRMKLWEEF
- a CDS encoding DNA topoisomerase VI subunit B; amino-acid sequence: MIYEGVKFSEISPSEFFYRNRDLAGFSSPSRALYSAIRELFENSLDACELYGIIPDVFVRVTPLDLYTNDSDPKAYLIKVQDNGPGISPEHVPKAFGQVFFGSKFQLKQSRGMFGMGGTMAILYGQITTNKPVSITTSVDGVRTFTFDILIDIQENAPVILKKSSQPIEGHTGTTVRLALNGDYQRASQKIREYFKRAAMVTPYANITFVEPYGRFFIYERGTKNMPTPSKETLLHPYGMDVEAVRRLIKQSKEETMVKFMSKNFHRVGDIVAKKFLDYVGFDKNMDPKIISNDDITKFIRALHEYDNFLQPDASCLSPLGKENLVVGIEKELKPDFVAVATRPPSAYSGFPFIVEVGLAYGGKIIPSGIKLFRFANRIPLLYDEASDVSSKVINEIDWKRYKVPQNAPIAIITHICSTRIPYKTVGKEYLADRPELERELKNAIRETLRKLRLYLSKKNSIAMVKRKFDIYNKYLPLIAKFSTELSGAKRLPRYDKLLNRKPI
- a CDS encoding zinc ribbon domain-containing protein yields the protein MVKCKQCGFKNQDEFNFCGNCGFKLSEKVSIIKSPLNALAYLHILGGTYLILSIILIYSAIIEISLFLLVGGSLNLYMGWMLYTERVPKFTWIISLTAITLGLFFTVMPIYWIPDWIIFIVMTIALWQSLPALKERIVKK
- the phoU gene encoding phosphate signaling complex protein PhoU, with the translated sequence MSRLMDIELERLRKDTFKMGELAKKSVKESIHALKNKDEKLASKVIEGASVVDMLEFDIENKAVDLILLQQPMAKDLRIIVTILKIITDLDRINDLAKDIAVITLHIGKEAFVKPLIDIPRMSEIAQEMITDCLIALSQEKIDSLKDFSERDDLVDALTDQVRRELITIMIENPRSIAQSNRLLFVALHLERIADHACNIGSRIFYMVTGKKIKFE
- a CDS encoding DNA topoisomerase IV subunit A; the encoded protein is MVKKSSKRDITSSRKKKIRKLFKDLGTKVYSEIDKGTFPEITFSRRSVKNIIYDKNLRQYILGQDSVKRLSQNIKHIRPFTQLIWLAFFVNKLVDQSKTSTLRDVFYSAQAYDMEFVDQAESNEIITDLEVVLSKAREDFNVYPEERSAIFGDLTIEYTVPGYEGNRLNLASHPDGYLIGPSLSTSDFTDTSAEMVLAVEKGGLFSRFVEERVHKRYKALIINTSGQPPRSTRYMLRRLNQELGLPIYILTDADPYGEHIAMVIISGSANAAHLRELTVPTGKWIGVWGSDIKKYKLPSDPLRDVDIKRVYELKKDPRYTGGIWQKELDVFLKIKRKSELEAFAKYGLTAITDRYLPEKLEIAQSL